Proteins encoded by one window of Candidatus Nomurabacteria bacterium:
- a CDS encoding DUF4907 domain-containing protein gives MNTTHKIILVIIFLTVIVGGALYLDKNKKEEIVNPYADSVVTTTILTNPDGTFGYDILIDGNIYVHQPTKPAVGGNVGFATEAEAKQVADLVISKIKNNILPPSVTSEEITNFVID, from the coding sequence GTGAACACTACACACAAAATAATTCTTGTCATCATTTTTCTTACAGTCATTGTAGGTGGAGCGTTGTACTTGGATAAAAATAAAAAAGAAGAGATAGTAAATCCATATGCTGATTCGGTTGTTACTACTACCATTCTCACCAATCCTGACGGTACATTTGGTTACGACATTTTGATCGATGGCAATATCTATGTGCATCAGCCGACCAAGCCTGCTGTCGGTGGCAATGTTGGCTTTGCGACCGAAGCCGAAGCAAAGCAGGTTGCTGACTTGGTTATTTCTAAAATCAAAAACAATATTTTACCACCAAGTGTAACATCTGAAGAAATTACAAATTTTGTAATTGATTAA
- the recJ gene encoding single-stranded-DNA-specific exonuclease RecJ has protein sequence MKTTDLIDLLLEKRGITGVQDKEMFLHPSYERGMHDPMRMKNMERAVVRLYEAIEAKQKIVIYADYDCDGIPGAVMMHDLLTKIGYTNFSIYIPDRQDEGYGLHMDAIKQFIIEKVDLLITIDLGTTAVAEVAEAQANGIDVIITDHHLPHGDLPKAFALLNPKQEGDTYPYPMLAGSGVIFKYIQGFLFKYREYYKIPNGFEKWLLDMAGLATLADMVPLTGENRVIAYYGLMVLRKSMRPGLRALFSHLKIDQRHLAEDDITFMITPRLNAASRMDSPMRAFELLSETDKTKGNLLALHLSKINDERKVLVAQIMKDAYKHLEKRDLGQVIVIGNPSWRIGVLGLVAGKLCEVYKRPVFVWGRESHDGSTTLKGSCRSDGSISVVELMQAKESLFLHFGGHEASGGFSLEEAGIHFLEEHLTKSYLSLAKDTSESNVVYDAQLAVSDITSKMHTTLAELAPFGCENRKPTFLFSGVIVERVRQFGKEKNHLELHVSDGKRSIKAIAFFTTADTFDVSITEGSCIDLVATVELSYFGGQSELRLRIVTIQ, from the coding sequence ATGAAAACTACAGATCTAATTGATCTTCTACTAGAAAAACGCGGTATTACTGGTGTGCAAGATAAAGAAATGTTTCTGCATCCTTCATATGAGCGCGGTATGCATGACCCCATGCGAATGAAAAATATGGAACGTGCAGTGGTACGGCTCTATGAAGCTATTGAAGCAAAACAAAAAATTGTTATTTATGCTGACTATGACTGTGATGGTATTCCGGGTGCGGTAATGATGCATGATCTCCTAACCAAAATCGGTTACACGAATTTTTCTATTTATATTCCAGACCGACAAGATGAAGGATATGGACTCCATATGGATGCGATTAAACAATTTATTATCGAGAAAGTTGATTTACTAATTACGATCGATTTAGGGACGACCGCTGTCGCTGAAGTTGCCGAAGCTCAAGCAAATGGTATCGATGTCATCATTACAGACCATCACCTGCCGCACGGCGATCTGCCGAAAGCATTTGCCCTGCTTAATCCAAAGCAGGAAGGCGATACATATCCATATCCTATGCTTGCAGGTTCTGGAGTTATTTTTAAGTATATCCAAGGGTTTCTTTTTAAATATAGAGAATATTACAAGATTCCAAATGGTTTTGAGAAATGGCTGCTTGATATGGCTGGACTTGCAACACTCGCTGATATGGTGCCCTTAACTGGGGAAAATCGAGTGATTGCATATTACGGACTTATGGTTTTACGCAAATCAATGCGCCCAGGACTACGTGCACTTTTTTCACATCTTAAAATTGACCAGCGACATCTGGCTGAAGATGATATTACATTTATGATTACCCCTAGGTTGAATGCCGCATCTCGTATGGATTCTCCAATGCGAGCATTTGAACTTCTATCCGAAACTGATAAAACTAAAGGCAACTTGCTTGCATTACATCTTTCGAAAATTAATGATGAGCGTAAAGTGTTAGTTGCTCAAATTATGAAAGATGCCTATAAACATTTGGAAAAGCGCGATCTAGGTCAAGTTATTGTGATAGGGAATCCTTCCTGGCGTATTGGTGTGCTTGGTCTTGTTGCGGGCAAGCTCTGTGAAGTATACAAGCGACCAGTCTTTGTCTGGGGAAGAGAAAGTCATGACGGGTCAACGACACTCAAAGGCTCATGTCGAAGCGATGGTAGCATAAGCGTTGTAGAACTCATGCAGGCAAAAGAGTCTCTCTTCCTTCATTTTGGTGGACACGAAGCATCAGGTGGATTTTCTCTGGAAGAAGCAGGGATTCATTTTCTTGAAGAACATTTAACAAAAAGCTATCTCTCACTTGCGAAAGATACCTCAGAATCGAACGTGGTCTATGATGCGCAATTGGCTGTATCAGATATAACATCCAAAATGCATACAACACTCGCAGAGCTTGCGCCGTTTGGCTGTGAAAACCGTAAGCCTACGTTCTTGTTTTCTGGAGTAATAGTAGAGCGTGTACGGCAATTTGGTAAAGAAAAAAATCATTTAGAACTACACGTTAGTGATGGTAAACGTAGTATAAAAGCTATAGCTTTTTTTACAACAGCAGATACTTTTGATGTAAGTATTACAGAAGGTTCGTGTATTGATCTGGTGGCGACTGTTGAACTCTCGTATTTTGGTGGTCAGTCAGAATTACGCTTACGAATAGTTACTATCCAATAA